Proteins encoded by one window of Lathyrus oleraceus cultivar Zhongwan6 chromosome 1, CAAS_Psat_ZW6_1.0, whole genome shotgun sequence:
- the LOC127100795 gene encoding uncharacterized protein LOC127100795, whose product MVERSPPNNLEIFKRDYRKIVDYLKAPLNKYQHSAFHIMLQFCDAPLRCFTFPDYQLAPTLEEYSCILGIPIKLQVPFHASMEVPDSEHIAAALYLGKSVVDSNLKTKGGLPGFHLSFLLTTLDDLGKEEDWKVFNTFLACSIYGIVFLPNVVDFVDMNVIRIFMMGNPVPTLLGDVYHSIHSRNHKKRGGLVWCCAPLLYHWFQSHLPCKGAFVDNKETSKWSKRLMGLISNDLVWYNLRLDRMERYEVIVSYGEFPNVPLMGIRGGINYNYVLSQR is encoded by the coding sequence ATGGTTGAAAGATCCCCTCCTAACAACTTGGAAATTTTTAAAAGAGATTATAGGAAGATTGTAGATTACCTCAAAGCTCCCCTTAACAAGTATCAACACAGTGCATTCCACATTATGCTACAATTCTGCGATGCTCCTTTACGGTGCTTTACCTTCCCAGATTACCAGTTGGCGCCAACTTTGGAAGAGTATTCCTGTATTCTGGGAATTCCCATCAAGCTTCAAGTTCCTTTCCATGCATCTATGGAGGTACCTGATTCTGAACATATTGCTGCGGCCCTTTACTTGGGCAAATCTGTGGTGGATTCTAATCTTAAGACAAAAGGAGGACTCCCTGGGTTTCATCTAAGCTTCCTTTTGACCACTCTAGATGATTTGGGTAAAGAAGAAGATTGGAAGGTTTTCAATACTTTTTTGGCATGCAGTATCTATGGCATTGTTTTTCTTCCTAACGTGGTTGATTTTGTCGATATGAATGTAATTCGTATCTTCATGATGGGGAATCCTGTACCAACACTTCTGGGAGATGTTTACCATTCCATTCATTCCAGAAATCACAAAAAGAGAGGTGGTTTAGTATGGTGTTGTGCTCCTCTTTTGTATCATTGGTTCCAAAGTCATCTCCCTTGTAAAGGAGCGTTCGTAGATAACAAGGAAACTTCGAAATGGTCCAAGAGATTGATGGGACTTATTTCCAATGACCTAGTGTGGTACAACTTGAGGTTGGATAGAATGGAAAGGTATGAGGTGATTGTGAGTTATGGAGAATTTCCTAATGTGCCACTCATGGGCATTAGGGGAGGCATAAACTACAATTATGTGTTATCTCAAAGATAA